The Mobula hypostoma chromosome 24, sMobHyp1.1, whole genome shotgun sequence genomic sequence cacagatccctgaaagttgcctcacaggtggatagggtagttaagaaagcttatggggtgttagctttcataagttgagggatagagtttaagaatcgcgatgtaatgatgcagctctataaaactctggttaggccacacttggagtactgtgtccagttctggtcacctcactataggaaggatgtggaagcattggaaagggtacagaggagacttaccaggatgctgactggtttagaaagtatgcattatgatcagagattaagggagctagggctttactctttggagagaaggaggatgagaggagacatgatagaggtgtacaagataataagaagaatagatagagtggatagccagcgcctcttccccaggacaccactgctcaatacaagaggacatggctttaaggtaaggggtgggaagttcaagggggatattagaggaaggttttttactcagagagtggttggtgcgtggaatgcactgcctgagtcagtggtggaggcagatacactagtgaagtttaagagactactagacaggtatatggaggaatttaaggtgggcgcttatatgggaggcagggtttgagagtcagcagaacattgtgggctgaagggtctgtactgtgctgtattatgttctatgttctattaggcAAGAGCTACAGAAGCCAGTATTCTCACATCGGCAAGTTCAAAAACAGCTAATTCCCTTCACTGCAGTTTAAGTGtcccactttgatcactttgctctGAAATGGGTTTTGTATTTTTGCTTTGCTTTAAGTATgttttcttgtaaatattgtgcaTTATTTATGCTTTTCATGTGAATAGTGGTTATACTGATGCTCTGTGCCCATTGTGCTGCTGCACCTATGCTTACATGTACTTGTACATATGACCACAAACACCGCTTAAACTTTCAGCATCATTGACTGTACACCTAGGTTTCGTTGCACTTTTCCCTTTCCCAAACTATTGCTTACAGATATTAACCTGCCACAATTTTGAGTCACTAAaaaggataacttcacacaaTCCACCTTAAACTActtctgccatgcatttgcccATACCTTAACCTGCCCAAATTACACTGCagctcctctcatcctcctcacagctcacGATCCTACCCAGCAAACTTACACTTAATTCCCTCacctaaatcagaatcagaatcctttattatcgccaagtatgtggacacattcccgggaatttgatgccggtttccctggctctcgctgtacagaatcaaaaagcaaacgaaacaatagtgcaaataaccgtgaactatatacaatgaggtatacctgtgtatgtacaggtggacttggcttataatagactaaaattcaagtgttcataagactgatggcatacggaaagaaactgttcttgtacctatttgtcctggcatacagtgatctaaagcgcctcccagaaggaaggagttggaacaggtgatgtccagggtgtgatgggtctacaatgatgctgcttgctcacttcctgactctagatgcatataagtcctggatcgagggcagcttcacaccaataatcctttctgcAGCCCTGACGATTCTCTGGAGTctgttcttgtcttgtttggtagctgatccaaaccagacggtgatggatgaacagagaacagactggattattcctgaatagaattgaatcagtaGCTCCtcaggcaggttgtacttcctgagttgacgtaggaaatacaacctctgctgagatGATTAAcgcatattgtaaatagctggcttcccagcacagatcctgtGCAACCGTACTAGACAATTTCTGCTACTCCATAAAATACCCTCTTCATTTTCTGTCTGCCAACTAATGTTGCATACTAATCTCTTAAGTGGGACTCTTATAGAAAGCTTTCTGAgagtccaagtacaccacatcgtCAAAAAGATTCGAATAAATTAATCAAGCTCAATTCTCCTTTcctaaatccatgttgactttgtctgcTATTACATCTTTTACAATGGACTTAACGTGTCTCtgccaggctaactggtctgtaattttgtCTCCACCACAGACTTTGTATTTAGTTGTGAGACAATTCGTTAATCTCTATGTGGGTACACAGCACAGTGCATCAGAATCAGTGGAGAATGACAGTCCATGACAGCTGGGACTGTGTGTAAATTAGAAATGAAAGGCCAATACACTTAGAGGTTGGGGTGGGCTGTTTGCTCCTGAGGCACTTGGGAAAACAGTCAGTGACTCCGAATGTGCTCCGAATATAACTGCAGAGGGATGCTACTGCAGTTATATTATTGGATGGATAGCCTAGAGAGCTGCTAACAAACCAAGACAGAATTGGAATGTGGAATTTAAATGTAGTTAAACCAGAGTTTAAAACAAATGTCCTCATTCCTACTGATTGGAAACTACTAAATTTGTCATAAATCCCTCTCTGTTTCACTAATAGGCTTCAAACGAAGGAAATTTGTGTGTCTGGCCTGTGTCCTGACCTATCCTAGTGGATGCCTTTTATCTGCCCCCAGAAAGCCTCTCAGTTCTATACTTGCTGTGTTAAAACAGATCGAATGATGAACCTGGGCAGGCAACCCAGCATCAACCTAGAACCAAATCACAAACAGTGCTTCACTCCCAGCCCATTTGGCCTTACAAGTCCTCCTCACGAACGTCGGGGGACTGGGATCTACATTAGGACTTTTGTCCCACAGACTAGCAAAGCAACATTTTGACATGGCTAGGACTATGGGATCACACCTCACAGACAACGTGTCAGACTTCTCCATGACAGTCCTGTCCTACCAGAAAAGACAGTCAAATAGTATATAACTTAGGGAAAGGAGTCCACAGAATTGACTCTGCACCCCCTGAACTCTTTAGGCATTGGTGGAATGCTCTCTCactattcttcttcttcagtgTTTCTTCACTGAAAATGGTAATGggaaaactatacaggcactatacgacaatcctactgccaggattaaaatcaatggaagtttatctaatagttttacccgagaaaggggcacgagacagggttgtgcatggtcaccgcaaCTCTTCGcgttatatctggaaccattagctcaatacatcagataAGATGAAGCTAACAGgcgaattactattaaagggacagagcataaattggcctgttacacggatgacattttgatctctctagggcaaccaacagactctttacctaaattgatgtaatcttttgaacaatatggccaattatcaggatacaagatcaacatagataaaacccaactactttcatataactatagcacaccaagagaaattgaaagtagatatccttgggcatggcaaacagagtctgtcaaatatttgggcatcattatgccaaaagatttggcaaaattatcagaatgcaattatcagccgatacagtatataaaaaaattaaggaagatataacaaggtggaacctaattccttttcttggtctcagttcaaggattgaatctattaaaatgaatatactgcccagactactatatctctttcagactctACCaacagagattaaccaaaatcaattcaatgaatggaacaagatgctatcaagatacatatggcaaggtaaaaggcctagggttcgtctcaaaactttgcaattagccaaggaaaaaggGCGATGGGctctaccttctcttagagattattattttgcagcacagttgagagccgtgatatgctggtgcaactcatcatatgatgctcactggataaacattgaggagaggatactttccatccccatacaggcaattttggttgataacaacctacaaagttacataaataatattgacaacccgtgggtgcAATGGACTCTTAAaacatggaaaactattataaaagaatataaactagagacagacattgcaattcttaaatggtgtgcgtatgactcggattttacaccgaataaactggatgctagatttaagggctggacagctaaaggaataacagctatttgcaatagtgtataatgaaagaaggaacactgttcagttttgacatgctcaaagagaaacacttattagaaaaacaagacttttaccagtatttacagatgcgacagtatgctcataggacggttaaaaatgtaaccaaggcaagtacatgtctgatagagctatttagaaaagcatataattcagacaacggtagtaaaataatttcaagcgtgtataagggtttgtcaaatcttaaagcacattcgacttcatacattaaaacaaaatgggagaaggaaggagggataataatatctgaggaagactggataatcaatggaagtgtacccgTTCACAGAaaggagggagttcgggtggaaaaacttgataagatattttgttacaccctctcagaaatcccattatgatagtaacccacataaaagttgctggtgaatgcagcaggccaggcagcatctctaggaagaggtacagtcgacgtttcaggccgagacccttcgtcaggactaactgaaggaagagtgagtaagggatttgaaagttggagggggagggggagatccgaaatgataggagaagacaggagggggagggatagagccgagagctggacaggtgataggcaaaagggatacgagaggatcatgggacaggaggtctgggaagaaagacgggggggggacccagaggatgggcaaggggtatatacagagggacagagggagaaaaaggagagtgagagaaagaatgtctatccatggcctcctctactgtacatgtctatccacggcctcctctactgtaaagatgaagccacactcaggttggaggaacaacaccttatattccgtctgggtagcctccaacctgatggcatgaacatcgacttctctaagttccgctaatgccccacctccccctcgtaccccatctgttactcatttttatacacacattctttctctcactctcctttttctccctctgtccctctgtatataatccttgcccatcctctgggtcccccccccttgtctttcttcccggacctgtgtcccatgatcctctcgtatcccttttgcctatcacctgtccagctcttggctccatccctccccctcctgtcttctcctatcattttggatcttcccctccccctccaactttcaaatcccttactcactcttcgttcagttagtcctgaagaagggtctcggcctgaaacgtcgactgcacctcttcctagagatgctgcctggcctgctgtgttcaccagcaacttttatgtgtgttgcttgaatttccagcatctgcagaattcctattgtttatgatagtaacccccctgttttctggagaaattgtggaaatcaaaatgcaaaccattatcatattttctgggaatgccccgttatcaaagactattggagtgggatacataatgccctacaagacatctttaaatgtgaaatacccttagagaataagaccatatattttgggtatatacctcaagaatggttgaaaagagataaatatttaatgaatgtactgctggtggctgataaaaagaccctgaccaggaaatggttatcacaggagagcccaactctaaatgtatggatggaaattacaatggacatttacaaaatggagacgataacagcatctgttaatcataaattggaacaattttattcatactggaaaataTGGTTTAACTacgtaacacctcataggcctgattttattctcacaagtcaataaatatgttgtaaaaaaaagatcactccctactttgtacatagttttcttctttcgattgttctttctttcctctcctttctatacgtgtatacctcagataaatattatgtggatatttgtgacaaatatgattatatgatgtaTATGTACAGTATTTGAAATACATctgatggaaatgtttgtttgatgatgaaattcaataaaaagtaaattacaaaaaaaaagaaaatggtaaTGGGAGTGTAATACACTCTGGAGGGAGGACTTTCGTGTCCGTCACCAGGACTGGTTTTGTAGGATCAACACTGACTGAACTGGCAAAGTCCCAAAGGACAGAGCTGTAAATGTGGTCCAGTATGTAGTGTGTGAAGCAAGTGAAGAATAAACCTCTTTGACAGCATTTTTAACGGAGGCAAATGCCTCTGTCCATAACAGCATTAATAGAAGTGACCACCTCAGATTTCTCTGCCTCACAAAGGCAAAACAGTGGATATACCTACTTGAAGGAAGGCTGCCTGCACTCTGCTTCCTCAGTCTCTGGGACCGTAGCTCCTCTTCCCGTCGTTGTACTTCCTCAATTTCTTGTTCAATCAGGAAACTGGTCTGGTGCTTCCATGGTCTCAAGGTGTACGGCTGGTTCTCTGAATCCTCTTGTACCAACTCTTTACATTCTGGTGAGTCAGTTTGTActgcattgctttcttctggaacAGCATGCACATCCAAAAAATCCTGGGAAGCTGAGCTGGCTAACTTGGACTGCCAGCCTAGCTGTGGTACAACTGGCACATCATCTGTTTGCTGTTCAAATACTTTTTTCCGTTCTTCTACTTCCTGGGGTATTCCTTTATCATACAAGCCTTTGACTTTACCTTCTTCTTTCAATTTCTCTTCCCTCTTCGAGTCCATTTCAATTTCCCTCTGGACAAAAAATACCATCCGGTTCTTGTCCTTATGTTTCGAGAAAGGAGACGTGGGGGGTAATTGGCTTAAGAGAGGCTTAGTCtttatttgcaccattttctCAGAGCTTACCGACTTCCTAATCCCTCGCTCCTTGCGAAGAATCTCTTCCCTTTCCAAGGCTAATCGAATTTCTTTCTCAATGGGTGTTTCAGCCTTGACTTTCTGCTCAGAACATTCAAACACACAACTGTTATCAGCCTCCAAATTCAGCATTTCATTTGATGCTGCACAATCACTAGTACACCCATAATTATAGTCATTGGACATCTCTTCTAATCCGGAATCAAGGTCTTCTACTGAGGAGCAGGCAAGCAGATTTTGCTGCATGGAGTCAATTTTTTCGCTATCATTGTCTTCCAGACCTGCAATCTTCTCAGCAGTGAACAAACTGCTCACAGGACTTTTAGGAGATTGGTCATCATCCTTCTCATCCTCATGGACAGAATCAACTCTCACAGCCTTCACCATGATTGCAGGACTTGTGTCCAAGGTAATGCCATCCTTGTACTGAAGTGGCTGGGTTGATTCAGAAGGTGTGGAACATTGGCTTAAGACCCTGTGGGATTGAGCAGAGGGCATTGGACAGGTTGGAACTTCCTGCCTTGACCTCTCCATCTGGAGGAATTGTTGGCGAGCAGCAGTGAAGTTTATTTGCTCAGTATTGATGCCTTCAGGTTCTGAAATGGGGGATCCGTTATGAAAAGAAACTGAATTGGCATTTTCGGTGGACATCTGTAGCTGTGACTCCTCATGCTTCTCAGTAGAAACATCAAGTGATGGTTTCTCTTCCAATTCTAATGGCTTTATTGAAACCTGTTTCTCTGCAATGGTGGTGCTCTTTCTCACTGCTTGGTTTTTAataatttcccttctttctttttcaagaCTTGCAATAGCGGCTGTTTCTGTAATGATCACCGTTTGGTACTTCCTTTCCTCATCATCTGAAAAaagttttgttgtttttttttctgcatcaTATTTCCGAAGCACAAAGTTGGCTTCTTTCTTTATGGTGGTTAACCTTGCACCCCCTTCTGTGCTCTCTTCCTCTGCAGAATGCCCACTATCTGCTCCATTCATTACAGCGTCCTGATCACCCATATCCTGGCACTGAATGACAGCAACCTTCTCTGCATGAATGATGGCATCGTCACTATAATTGATCTCAGACGGAGTGATTGAAAAGGAAGAAGATGAGCCATTCTGTGTGATTGGGTTCAGTGTGGGAGAAAGCAAGTTGGTTCCATTTTTAAGGCTTGGAGCAGAACCACCCTTGTTGACTAAATCCTCATTCTCCACACTGAAGGCCTTTCTCTCAGCTTCCTGCATTGAGATAGGAGCCTCGTATCCCAGACTACACTCAGTTTTGCTAAGTATACGTAAGTCTCTGGAGAGGATAATTTCGTTGCCTTCCTTTAATCCACACTCACCAGTTGCTTCCTCTTCTACCTGATACTTGGTTCCTGCAGGAAACTGCTTTGCGTTTTTGGTTAGAATGTCCCCCTTCTCACAACCTTTGTTACACTCAGGGTCAGCCTCTGGAACTCCTATCAGATGAGTTTCACAGACAGGAAGCTCCCCAAGTACTGGATCCTCAGAGGTAACGGTGCCTTGTTCAGATTCAAACTCATTCACTGAGGCTACCTGGTTTTCAGAACTCCCTGGTTTCTGTTaaagagaaaaggaaaacttCAGTCAGGGGTGTAAATAATTCTACAGCGTAGAATCTACACTCAGTACAATtaagatatacactcagtggtacacctgctcgttaatgtaaataatcagccaatcatgtggcaacactCAACGCAGAAAAGCATTCAAacatgttcaagaggtt encodes the following:
- the LOC134337461 gene encoding LOW QUALITY PROTEIN: PALM2-AKAP2 fusion protein-like (The sequence of the model RefSeq protein was modified relative to this genomic sequence to represent the inferred CDS: deleted 3 bases in 2 codons), translated to MIPVPYKIQPSWKRMDLALVLHPTAADGCGPAALMDSGHCGGVRLRVDRPSSPSGRRNPARCAFLSSAWLEKGEERTSRKPGSSENQVASVNEFESEQGTVTSEDPVLGELPVCETHLIGVPEADPECNKGCEKGDILTKNAKQFPAGTKYQVEEEATGECGLKEGNEIILSRDLRILSKTECSLGYEAPISMQEAERKAFSVENEDLVNKGGSAPSLKNGTNLLSPTLNPITQNGSSSSFSITPSEINYSDDAIIHAEKVAVIQCQDMGDQDAVMNGADSGHSAEEESTEGGARLTTIKKEANFVLRKYDAEKKTTKLFSDDEERKYQTVIITETAAIASLEKERREIIKNQAVRKSTTIAEKQVSIKPLELEEKPSLDVSTEKHEESQLQMSTENANSVSFHNGSPISEPEGINTEQINFTAARQQFLQMERSRQEVPTCPMPSAQSHRVLSQCSTPSESTQPLQYKDGITLDTSPAIMVKAVRVDSVHEDEKDDDQSPKSPVSSLFTAEKIAGLEDNDSEKIDSMQQNLLACSSVEDLDSGLEEMSNDYNYGCTSDCAASNEMLNLEADNSCVFECSEQKVKAETPIEKEIRLALEREEILRKERGIRKSVSSEKMVQIKTKPLLSQLPPTSPFSKHKDKNRMVFFVQREIEMDSKREEKLKEEGKVKGLYDKGIPQEVEERKKVFEQQTDDVPVVPQLGWQSKLASSASQDFLDVHAVPEESNAVQTDSPECKELVQEDSENQPYTLRPWKHQTSFLIEQEIEEVQRREEELRSQRLRKQSAGSLPSTSTSVSESESSLVHPEWTSRAGALNEDQSKDLPVTHSQEGRNLKPPGKKDESSYAGIEPSDDVNTEVLESTRVTRRKSVMAQRWEAGIFNNHQDE